From Clostridia bacterium, a single genomic window includes:
- a CDS encoding 5-formyltetrahydrofolate cyclo-ligase, whose amino-acid sequence MPAQAVAQKSSAIAREVLNLAAYRRAQTIMTYVAFRNEVRTEIIIREALAQGKRVAVPLCSKARRQLIASQLLDFPGDLAPGTWGIPEPKPEALRPLDPQAIDLVIVPGVAFDRRGYRLGYGGGYYDRFLLRLGQGSVSVGVAFSLQVVDELPCEERDRPVNLVITESGIFGPRS is encoded by the coding sequence ATGCCTGCCCAGGCGGTGGCCCAAAAAAGCTCCGCCATAGCTCGTGAAGTTTTGAACTTAGCCGCCTACCGCCGGGCGCAAACCATAATGACCTACGTAGCTTTCAGAAATGAAGTACGGACGGAAATCATTATCAGGGAAGCCTTGGCTCAAGGCAAGCGGGTGGCGGTTCCCCTGTGCTCGAAGGCTCGGCGCCAACTCATCGCTAGCCAGTTACTGGATTTTCCGGGCGATCTGGCGCCTGGCACCTGGGGTATCCCCGAACCCAAGCCCGAAGCTCTGCGGCCCCTGGATCCCCAGGCCATCGACCTGGTGATAGTGCCGGGGGTAGCTTTTGATCGCCGGGGTTACCGGCTGGGATACGGGGGCGGGTACTATGACCGCTTTTTATTGCGCCTAGGCCAAGGTTCTGTATCGGTGGGGGTAGCCTTTAGCCTGCAAGTGGTGGATGAGCTTCCCTGCGAAGAACGCGACCGGCCGGTGAACCTGGTCATCACTGAGAGCGGCATTTTCGGGCCAAGAAGCTAA
- the nuoE gene encoding NADH-quinone oxidoreductase subunit NuoE translates to MVVAEEQALEQVLAQYRGSRGALIPVLQAAQDIYGYLPREVLRRISLELKVPLSKVYGVATFYAQFHLKPRGRYIIRVCLGTACHVRGGEKILQRVKEVIGVAEGETTPDLRFTLEPVACLGACGLSPIMMVNDHAHGRLTPDLVPKILDQYQ, encoded by the coding sequence ATGGTAGTGGCGGAGGAGCAAGCGTTAGAACAAGTTTTGGCTCAGTACCGGGGCAGCCGGGGAGCCCTGATCCCAGTGCTGCAGGCAGCCCAAGATATCTATGGGTATCTGCCCCGGGAGGTATTGCGCCGGATTAGCTTGGAGCTGAAAGTCCCCTTGAGCAAGGTGTACGGGGTGGCTACCTTTTATGCCCAGTTCCACCTCAAACCCCGGGGGCGCTACATCATCCGGGTTTGCCTGGGGACTGCCTGCCACGTTCGGGGCGGAGAGAAGATTCTCCAGCGGGTCAAGGAAGTCATCGGTGTGGCAGAAGGTGAGACCACTCCCGATTTGCGCTTTACCCTGGAACCGGTAGCTTGCCTGGGTGCCTGCGGGCTTTCACCCATCATGATGGTTAACGACCATGCCCATGGGCGGCTGACTCCAGATCTGGTTCCCAAGATTCTCGATCAGTACCAGTAG